Below is a window of Edaphobacter dinghuensis DNA.
TGAGCCATGGATTTTTTCGATAAAGTCCCTTGACGTCAACTAAAAACATCTCTTTCTTAATCGGACTCACCACCATGAGATCCGCTACTGGCGTCGTATGTCCCGAGGTAAAAGCGACTTCATAGCCACGCTTGCACAGCTCACTCGCTACGGCGAATTGTGCGGCCCATTGAGTTTGGTGGCTGCGAGCTTTAGCACCAATTACCTTTTCCGGGTTCTCTATAAAGTCCATGTTGCCGTTCCTTTACATCAGCAAAACGGCATCCTTTCGGATGCCGTATTTCTTAGCCATGAAGTTGAGTAACTACCCGATGTCTTCGTTCCAGTTTTCGAGGTAGGCCTTGAAGTCGGACATGAATTTGCCGGCGTCGGCTCCGTCGACGATGCGGTGGTCGAAGCCCAGGGTGAAGCGCTGGATCGAGCGGATGGCGATGACGTCGTTGCCGTCCTTGTCGGTGAGCACTTCGGCTTCTTTGTTGAGGCCGCCGATGCCGAGGATGGCGCTCTGCGGCTGGTTGATGATCGGGGTGCCGAACTGCTCGCCGAAGATGCCGGAGTTGGTGAGCGTGAAGGTGCCGCCGGAGATCTCGTCGGGGGCGAGCTTCTTGCCGCGGGCGCGCTCGGCTACATCGACGATGCCGCGCGCGATGCCGAGGAAGTTCTTCTCTTCGGTCTGCTTGAGGACGGGGACGATGAGGCCCCAGTCGAGCGCGACGGCGATGCCGATGTTGATGTTCTTGTTGTAGCGGACGGCGTCGCCTTCGATGGCCGCGTTGACGATGGGGTGCTTGCGCAGGGCCACGATCGCGGCGCGGGTGATGAAGGGCATGTAGGTCAGCTTGACGCCGTTACGCTGCTCGTACTTCGACTTCTCTTTTTCGCGCAGCTTGACGATGCGGGTCATATCGACCTTGAACACCGTGTGGACGTGCGGGCTGGTGCGCTTGGATTCGACCATGCGCTGCGCGATGATGGAGCGCATCTTCGACATGGGGACGAGCTCGCCGGGCTGCGGCTGCGCGACTGCCGGTGCGGGCTTGGAGGCTGCTGCCGGTGCGGCGGCTGCCGGTGCAGGCTTGGCGCCGCCTTCGAGGTGGCCGAGGATGTCGGTCTTGGTGATGCGGCCCGAGGAGCCGGTGCCGGAGACCTGGGTGAGATCGAGGTTGTTGTCTTTGGCGATCTTGCGGACGAGCGGCGAGGAGCGGACGCCTTCGGTCGAGACAGAGGGCGATGCTGCGGCTGCAGCCGGTGCCGGTGCGGCGGGGGCTGCTGCGGCAGGCGCTGGAGCAGAGGCTGCGGGTGCTGCGGCGGCCTTACCGGCTGCGCCGCCGATGACGGCGACCACGGTGTTGATGCCGACGGTCTTGCCTTCGCCGATCTTGATCTCGGTGAGAGTTCCGGCTACGGGCGAGGGGATCTCTGCATCGACCTTGTCGGTGGAGATTTCGAAGATGGGCTCGTCGCGCTGGACGGTGTCGCCGACCTTCTTGAGCCACTTGGTGATGGTGCCTTCGGTGATGGACTCGCCCATCTGCGGCATCAGAACTTCGGTGCCGGGGCCTGCGGCGGCTGGAGCTTCAGCAGCGGGAGCCGGTGTGGCTGCAGCGGCAGGAGCGGCGGCGGCTGGCTCGGATTTTGCAGCAGGAGCAGCGGCGGCGGCTCCGTTACCGCCTTCGGCGATGGTGGCGACGACGGTGTTGATGCCGACGGTCGCGCCTTCGGTGACCTTGATCTCGGAGAGGGTGCCGGCTACGGGCGAGGGGATCTCGGCGTCGACCTTGTCGGTCGAAATTTCGAAGAGCGGCTCGTCGCGCTGGACGGTGTCGCCGGGCTTCTTGAGCCACTTGGTGATGGTGCCTTCGGTGATGGATTCGCCCATCTGGGGCATAACTACGTCAGTCGGCATGAAGGTTCCTTATGGTGTTACCGGGTGCTGGTTATATTGCTGCGCACCTTGGATTATAAGACTGCGCATTGAAAACTGGCATGTTTAGCCGATAATCGGCGGTCACCGCGCTTATAAAGCACGGTTATTTTTAAGAGATTTTCATCGGGCAAAACTCGTGCCGTTCGATACAGATAAAACGCTACTCCGGGATCATCCCGATGGTGCCGAGCCATGTCTCCACCAGCTCGGGCCATCGCGTCGCCGGAAGCTTGGTGCGGCGCAGGCCGAAGGCGTGGCCGCCGTGGGCGTAGAGGTGCATCTCGACGGGGACTTTGGCGTTCTTCAGCGCGATGTAGTAGCTCAGCGAGTCGTTGACGTTGTCCACGTTGTCGTCCTCGTTCTGGAGCAGGAACGTAGGCGGCGTCTGGCTGGTGACAGGAATTTCGGGGTTCAGCGAAAGATCCTTATCGGCGTTCGCTGGATGAGGAACCGCAAACTTTTTGGTGCCTTGCCTGGCATCCCATTCGGCGGCGGAAAGCGACAGATGCCCCGGATAGACAGGCACGGCGAAGTCCGGGCGGCAGCTTTCTTTGTCGGCGGCATCGACCGCGGGGTATAAACGCTTCGCGTAGTGGGTGCTGATCGCTGCCACCAGATGGCCGCCCGCTGAAAATCCAAGCACGCCGATCTTGTGCGGATCGATGTGCCACTCGGCGGCGTGAAAGCGCACCAGCCCTAGCGTTCTCTGCGCGTCTTCAAGCGCCATGGGCGACTCCGGATACGGTCCGGATTTCGGGTACGGTCCAACATCTGTCACGCGGTACTTGAGCAAGACGCAGGTAATTCCTTTGGCGGTGAGCCAGTCACAGACCTCTGTGCCTTCAAGGTCGATAGCCAGAATCTGATAGCCGCCACCGGGAAAGACGACGACTGCCGCGCCCGTATTTTTTCCTGTTGGCGAGTAGACGGTCATCGTGGGCCGCGTGACGTTTTCCACGGCGACCCATGGTTTGCCCGCGACCAGCTCCTTTGTGACCGCTTCCATGGTCTCCGGTCCCTTGGTTAGCTGCGGATCGGGAGCCGCCCCCGGCCAGATCGGAATCTGCGTATGGCCCGGCGTGGGCTGCCAGGTGGGGGTTTGTGCGTTGAGAGCGCTGAACGCGAACATCATGCAGAGGGTAAGGAGGAGGGTCTTGGTCACAGTCACCACAGGGTAAGGGTGCGCGGGGCTGTGCATCGTGAGGATTTCCGGGGAGTGCTTGCAACGGCAACAGCAGTTCTTAAACTGCTTCGCGCGTGGCCGGGTCGGCTGGGTGAAGCAGTTCTTCGAGCGATTCGCTCCAGAGGATTTGCCGCTCGAAGATGCGGCCGAAGTTGCGGGCGGCGGAGTGGATGGCCTGCTCCATGGTGGGGGGCGTGTCGGTCTCGAGTTCGAGGCTGGTGACGGCGCGGTCGGTGATGCCGCAGGGGACGATCCAGTCGAAGTCGCGGAGGTCGGTGGTGACGTTGAGGGCGAAGCCGTGCGAGGTGACTCCCTGCGAGACGTGGACGCCGATGGCGGCGACTTTTTTCTCCTGAATGCTGCCGCCGGGGATGGTCCAGACGCCGGTGAGTTTGGGGATGCGCTGCGCCATGACGCCGAAGTCGCCGCAGGTGCGGATGAGGACCTCTTCGAGCAGGCGGACGTAGTCGACGGGGCCGAGGTGTGGGCCCTTCTTTCCGGGGAGATCGCCGCGCAGGTCGATGATGGGGTAGCCGACGAGCTGGCCGGGGCCGTGGTAGGTGACGTCGCCGCCGCGATTGATCTCGTGCAGCTCGATGCCGCGCTGGGCGAGGAAGTCGTCGCTGGCGAGGACGTTGGAGCGGACGGAGTTGCGGCCGAGGGTGAGCACGGGTGGGTGCTCGAGCAGGAGGAGGGTGTCGCCGATGAGGTTCTGCTTGCGCGCGGTGACGACCTGCTGCTGGATGGCGAGGCCTTCTGCGTAGGGGATGCGGCCGAGATGGAGGAGGTGGATGTACATCAGTTCTTTACAAGCGGATTGCGCCAGCGCAGACCGGGAAAGCGGGCGAAGTCGCGGTCGTTGGTCTGCAGCTCGCCGCCATATTCCATGGTAATCGCAGCGATCTGGGCGTCGGTCACGAGCCGCCCCGACGCGTGGCCTTCCAGCAGCATTCGCTGAAACATCGGCCAGTGGCGCTCGCCGGGGGTAAGCAGACGGACCTGCGGGAGACTGAGCCATTCCTCCACGGTCTCGACTGCTTCGTGCAGGGTGAAACAGCCGCTTCGCAGGCCCGGCTGCGTCATGATGCGGAGAAAGGCGGAGATGCTCTGAAGAGGAAGGCCGACGGGATCGGAGGCAGAGAAGATCTTCTCCAGATAAGCGCGTGCCGGACGGTGCTGAGCTGAGTCGGCGTCGTAGGCGTAGAGAAGGATGTTGGCATCGAGAACGATCATCGATGCGATGGCCCTTCGAGCATCTCGATCAGCTCGGCGACGCTGCCGGAGGTCCATTCAGGCGGCAATCCGACCTTTTTGGGCTTGACGCGAAAGGGGCGCGGCTTGACCGGCGCGGCGGCCTGTTGCAACCCGGAGCGAAGGAGCTGATTCACCGTCTGCTTCAGGGGCTGGCCGGTGCGGCGTATCTCCTTTTCGAGGAGGGTTGCTACGTCGTCGTCGATGGTCAAGGTGGTTCGCACATCATGATGTTTTCAGGAAAGCATCATGATGTCAATATCGCCTCTCAACCGGACAACCTACTTGTCTAATGTCCAGCCGTACATGATCTTTAGTTCCGCCGTACGGTGGCGGGTAACCGCTTCTATACAGGCTGCACGAACGGTCGGTCCGGCACTTGCACCACCATATAGATCGTATTCTGCCCTGCAATTCGCATCACGGAACTGCACCCAAAGTCGTTGTGCCGCTTGCAGGTTTTTCCGATTCTCTGGGTCCAAGTGGGTTATGAGCTTTCCGTAAAACGAATTCAGATCTCTATCTGCGATCTGGGATGCTGTTATGAAGCACTGAGTCTCTGATGAATTTGGACCTATTGACTGGCATGGGTTTCCAGGGACATTCATATGTTGAGCCATACTGTTCCGAACACCAGAATCGGCGAAGAGCAATACCAAAAGAAGAGTAGCCGCGGGACTCAATTTCATTGGGTCATCGTATCTCAACATGACGCCTAATACAGGGGTCTCTCCACTGCGCTTCGCTCCGGTCAAGATGACGTAGTTTGGTCGTTAGCCTGTGCTTTTAAAAGCAAAAGCCCGGTCTGTATTGACCGGGCTTTCATTCATAGCAATACAGCTATTACACGTTGATGGCCATGCCCTCTACGCTCGAGAAGGCGTCGAGCAGGCTTTCCGACAGCGTGGGGTGGGCGTGGATGGTGAACATCATCTCTTCGACCGTGGCTTCGAGCTCTAGCGCGGTGACGCACTCGGCGATCAGCTCGGTGGCGTTGGGGCCGATGATGTGGACGCCGAGGATCTCGCCGTACTTCGCGTCGGAGACGACCTTGACGAAGCCGTCGTGCGAGTCGAGGATCGTCGCCTTGGAGTTGCCGACAAACGGGAACTTGCCCACCTTGACCTGGTAGCCCGCTTCCTTTGCCTTGGCTTCCGTCAGGCCGACGCTGCCGATCTGCGGGTCGCAGTAGGTGCAGCCGGGGATGCGGCCACGGTTGACGGCGCGGGCGTATTTGCCTGCAAGTTTGGCCGCGACGACGAGGCCGGCCATCGCGCCAACGTGCGCGAGCTGGGGCAGGCCGCCGACGATGTCGCCGATGGCGTAGACGCCGGGCTCGGTGGTCTCCATCCACTCGTTGGTCATGATGAAGCCGCGGTCGGGGGTGATCTTGGTCTTGTCGAGGCCGACGTCGGTGGTGCGCGGGGCGCGGCCTACGGCGACGAGGACCTTCTCTGCCGACTTGATCTCGCCCTTGCCGTCGGACTTGGTGAAGTGGACGTTGACGCCGTCCTTGGTCTTCTCGATCTTGTCGACCTTGGCGGAGACGTGGACGTCGATGCCCCGCTTCTTGAAGAGGCGAAGCAGCTCTTTGCTGACGTCTTCGTCTTCAGCCGGGACGATGCGTGGCAAGGCCTCGATGACGGTGACTTCGGTGCCGAAGCTCTTGAAGATGGAGGCGAACTCGACGCCGACTGCGCCCGAGCCGATGACGACCAGCGACTTGGGCTGCTTGTCGATGGAGAGCATCTCGATGTTGGTGAGGATGGTGTTGTCGGCCTTGTAGCCGGGCAACATGCGCGCGTCGGAGCCGGTGGCGAGAACGACCTTCTTCGCCTTGACGGTCTCTTTTTTGCCAGCCTTGTCGACCTCGACGGAGAAGACGCCTTCTTTTGCGGGACCGGTGAGGCGGCCGTAGCCGTTGACGACGGTGACCTTGTTCTTCTTCATCAGGAAGTCGAGGCCCTTGGTGTGCTTGGCGATGATCTCGTTCTTGCGGACGAGCACGTTCTTCCAGTTGAGCTTGGGGGCGCTGACGCCGTCGATGCCGTACTGCTCGGCGTGCTTGAGGTGGTCCCAGACCTCGGCGGCGAAGAGGATCGCCTTGGTGGGGATGCAGCCGACGTGCAGGCAGGTGCCGCCCAGCTTGTCGGTTGACTCGACCAGCGCGGTCTTCAGTCCATACTGCCCGGCGCGGATGGCGCAGGTATAGCCTGCGGGGCCGCCGCCAATCACTACAAGGTCATAAATCGTATCTGCCAAGGGTTTGCTCCATTTCCTGTGCTTTGCCAAACACTTTATCTTACCTCCGAGGGTTGCGATGGCCCGTTAATCGGCCTTGCACGGGCGAATATCGCAATCTGCGGGCGGTTAGAGGCTCACGGAGATTAGATGCCTTGGAGGGTGGGTGGACTCTCCTGGGCGGTTGTGGCTGGGCCAAGGCTAAAGGCAAATACAGGGGTCTCTCCACTGCGGCTTCGCCTTCGGTCGAGATGACGTGCTTTTGTGGCGATTCGGATTCAAGGTGTGGTCGACTGGAAGAGGGCCATCTCGGCCTGGCGGCGGGCGAGCAGGCCGGGGACGACGACTCCGCCGGCGTGGTCCCACAGGAGGAACTGCGGGGCGGCGAGGTCGAATTGGCCTGCGTTGATGTAGCGCAGCAGGGTGGAGCTGAGCAGGCTGCCGCAGCCCAGGTTGAAGACGAAGTCGACCAGCGCGTCGAACTGGCTCTGGGCGATGTTGGAGGTGACGGCGCGGTTGACACAGGTGACTGCGGCGGCGACGTCGCTGTGCAGCAGCGTGTCGGCCTGGTCTTCGGTGATGGTCATGCCGCCGTGGACCTCGCCGCCGGTGTGGCCGTAACCGATGGTCCAGACGCCGACCTGGTCCTGATAGGCGGTCAGGCGCAGGCCCTCGAATTGTTTGGTCAGAGCGAACCCGGCATCGCTGTAGGTGAAGTTGCACATAGTTGCATTGCCTCGCTTTCGTGGATTGTGCTCCATTGCAATATCAGTGAGTTAAAAACCAAGGCCCAGCGAAATGCTGGGCCCGGGAGTTCTTTGTCTACTGCTTTAAGTCTAGAGAATGGAGCATAACTCACCTGCAGTTTTTTGCGGCAATATTTTTTGCGGGTAAATGGCTGTAGCTGCGCTGGTTATGCGGTTTCGGCCGAATGGCAGGGGCTTGACATGCGATTTTGCTGGAGTTTTTTAGATCTCCCGTCAAAACTTCCGCTGAGTCAATGAGTTGCCGGATGGATCAGCCCAACAGCTTCGCGGCGTCTTTGGCGAAATAGGTGACGATGAAGTCGGCTCCGGCGCGGCGGATGGAGAGGAGGGATTCCATCATGGCGCGTTCGGGTTCGAGCCAGCCGCGCTGGAAGGCCGCGTGGAGCATGGAGAACTCGCCTGAGACCTGATACGCGCCCATGGGCAGGTCGAAGCGCTGGCGTGCCTCGCGGATGACGTCGAGGTAGGGCATGGCGGGCTTCATCAGCAGCATGTCGGCGCCTTCGACAATATCGAGCTCGATCTCGCGCATGGCCTCGCGCAGGTTGGCTCCGTCCATCTGGTAGCTGCGGCGGTCGCCGAACTGGGGGGCGGAGTCGGCTGCCTCGCGGAAGGGGCCGTAGAAGGCGGAGGCGAACTTGGAGGCGTAGCTGAGGATGGGCGTCTGCTGATGGCCGTCGGCGTCGAGTGCTTCGCGGATGGCGGCGATGCGGCCGTCCATCATGTCGCTGGGGGCGACGATGTCGGCACCGGCGGCGGCGAGTGAGGCGGCGGTTTTGGCGATGAGGGCTACGCTGGAGTCGTTCTCGATCTCATAGTGGTCGCCGTCTCTTGCGACGATGCCGCAGTGGCCGTGCGAGGTGTACTCGCAGAGGCAGACGTCGGCTATCTGCACGAGTGAGTCTAGTTTGCGGTTGGATTTGAAGGCTCGGAGCGCGGTCTGCACGATGCCGTCGGCGGCCCAGGCTCCCGTGGCTTGCTCGTCTTTTTCTGCGGGGAGTCCGAAGAGGAGAAGGCCGCCGATGCCGAGCGCGGCGCAGGCTTCGGCTTCTTTGACGGCCTCGTCGATGGAGAGATTGAAGCAGCCGGGCATGGAGCTGATCTCTTTGCGGACGCCTTCGCCGGGGCAGATGAAGAGCGGGTAGATGAAGGCTCCGGGGTGCAGGTGGGTCTCGCGGACGAGCGAGCGGATGGCGTCGGTGCGGCGCAGGCGGCGCATACGCGTGGCGGGAAAGTTCATGGGTTTAGTTTACTTCTGCGCGGGTTGGTGGGGTGTTAGAACAGGCAACGGCAACAACAACGGCGAAATACAGGGGTCTCTCCACTGCGGCTTCGCCTTCGGTCGAGATGACGTGCTTTTGTGGTGGTTCAACCCATGTCCCAAAAGCGGGACATGGGGCACCCGGCTTTGGTTGAGATGACGTGATTTTGCGGTGACGATGAACAGCGTTTAGAGACGGCCAGCGATGGTGTCGTACTCCATGCCTGACTCTGCCGGGACGAGCACCCAGAGCGTGTAGATGCCGAGTGCGGTGCCGAAGGGGAACTTGAACAGGGAGAGGATGGCGACGATGATGCCGACGACTCGCCCCCAGGGCTGGCGCGTCACGAGGCCGAAGGCGACGAGAAACGCCAGCAGGGCTGCGGCGACGGAGACCACGGCGATCAGCGGCAGCAGCGCGGCCATCCACGGTGCAGCGAATGGACCGTGGATGCGCCCACCCCACATCCACGGCTCGCCACCGAAGCTGCGGAAGGTGGCGATGCGCAGGACGAAGATTCCGATGAGCCCGGCGAGGATGCGGTACGCGCCGAAGACGCACCACAGGATGCCGAGGGTTTGCAGGTTTCGCTGCACACGATGCTCGGGCGCTATGGCCAGGGGCGGATAGGGCGACGGATACGCGGGTGGTGGCGGCGGAGTGGGAGCGGCGATCTGCGCTCCGCATCGGGGGCAAAAGTGGACCTCTGCTGTGACTGGATTACCGCATGCCTGACAGACCATTCGACACCTCCCGGTGATGGGCCGTGACTGCTGACAACCGATGGTACGCATGCTCCGCGCTGGCGGTTCCATGGGCGATTGCGATGTCCGCTTTCGAGCGCGGTTACGATAATAGACGTGACTTCGTCCGATTTGTTTCCGAAGATTCCTTCGCCGCTGCCTGAGACGAGCGCTGCCGCGCTGGAGTGGCCGCGTCTGCGCGAGGCGATTGCTGGCCGTACCTTTTCGCCGCTGGGCCGCGCCTGGGTGCTGGCGCTTGAGCCTTCCGCTGACCTGGCGTGGATTGAGGAGCAGCAGCAGCGGACCGAAGAGATGCGGAAGATGCTGGCGGGTGGCGGCAGCTTTGATTTTCATGGGTTGTTCGATCCGACGACGCTGCTCGATCAGGCGCGGATTGACGGTGCAGCGCTGGAGGGCATGGAGATTGCCAGTCTGCTGAATGTTGTGGAGCGCGTGGCTGCGTGGCGCAACGTGATCGATCCGCCTGCGAATGGGGCGCGGTATCACTGGCCGGGGATTGCTGCGTTGTCTTCGCCGCTGGTCGATTATGACTTTGCGCCGTTGTTGCGGATGCTGCGGGGAAAGATCGAGCCGGACGGATCGCTGAATGACGATGCTTCGCCGGAGCTGCGTCGGATTCGTCGTGCGATGGAGCGGCAGCATCGAGCGATTGAAGAGAGTTTGCGGAGGTCGCTGCGGTCGCTGACCGAGGGCGGAAGCACGCAGGACGATCTGATCACGATTCGCGGCGAGCGGTTTGTGATTCCGGTGAAGGCGGAGTTCAAGCGCAAGGTGCCGGGCGTGGTGCATGGCTCTTCGTCGTCGGGGCAGACGGTGTTTGTGGAGCCGCTGGAGACGATTGAGCAGAACAATGAACTGGTGCGGCTGCTCGATGAAGAGCAGGCGGAGATTCATCGCATCCTCGTGGCGATGACGCGGGCGCTGGGTGAGAATGCGGCGGCGATTCACCTGGGTACGTGCATTCTTGCCGAGGTGGAGGCGCATGTGGCGCGGGCGCGGTTCGCGGAGACGCTCAACTGCGTTCGGCCTGTGTTTGCGGCGAACGTTGCAGAGGCGAAATACAGGGGTCTCTCCACTTCGCTTCGCTTCGGTCGAGATGACGTGGGGGTTGGGGTTGAGCGAGAGGAGGGAGAACTGTCGCTGATGGCGGCGCGACATCCGCTGCTTGAGCTGCGCATGAGAGCCGAGGCGCATGAGCGTGGTGATGAACCGAAGACGCCGGTTCCTTTGACGATTGTTCTTCCGGCGGCGACGAAGCAGTTGATCATCAGCGGGCCGAACACGGGTGGCAAGACGGTGTCGCTGAAGACGCTGGGGCTGCTGGCGCTGATGGCGCAGGCGGGGATTCCGGTTCCGGCGGAGGAGGCGACGCTTCCTCTCTTCACCAGTGTTTATGCGGACATCGGCGATGCGCAGTCGATCGAGCGTAATCTTTCTAGCTTCTCCGCGCATGTCGTTAATCTTGATCGCATCTCGCGCGAGGCCACGGCGTCGTCGCTGGTGCTGCTCGATGAGCTTGGCTCGGCGACCGATCCTGAAGAGGGCGCGGCGCTGGCGGTTGCTGTGGCCTCGCATTTTCTTGCGGCGCAGGTGTGGTGCTGCATCACGACGCACCTTACTTCGTTGAAGGTCTATGCCGCCAATCATGCGGGTGTGTTGAACGCTGCCGTGGGCTTCGATCAGGAGACGCTGACGCCGACGTATGAGCTACGGCTGGGTGTACCGGGAGCTTCGGCTGGATTGAATATCGCTGCGCGGCTGGGGCTTTCGCCGGAGATCATTGCGGCGGCGCGTGCGCAGATGACCACGCAGACCGCGGACATCGGCGCGTTTCTCGATCAGCTTCACGATCAGCTCACTGCTGCCGGTGCGGAGCGCGAGGCGCTGCGGCGGCGCGAGCAGGAGATTGCGCGGCAGCGTGTGCGGCTCGAGACCGAGGGCCGTGCCGAGCAGAAGGCACGCACGAAGGAGCTTGAGGTCAAGCTGGGATCGCTGATAGAGGACTTTGCCTACCAGATGCGCGAGACGGTGAAGGCCATCGACGACAAGGCGGCTGCGCAGAAGATTGCGCGCGACTCGGCGGCGCGTTTGGCGCGGCTGCGGCGCGAGTTTTCGGAGCAGTTCAACTCGACCGTGGTGGCACACAATACGGGAGCGGACAGGAACGATCCGGCTGCGCAGCCGCATGTGCCGAAGGGCATCAAGGTGGGCGACCTGGTGAAGCTGAAGTCGCTGGGCAGACAGGCGCGGGTGGACCGCGTGGTTGATGCGAAGACGTTTGAGGTTTCCATCGGCCCGATGAAGATGCGTGCGAGCGTGGACGATATCGCCGCGGTGGAGTCGGTGAAAGTAGTGACTCCGCTGGAGGCTGCGCGCAGGCGCGGCAACGTGACCGTCGCGACCAGCAACGACCCCGATTACATGTCGTCGGAGATTAATGTGATTGGACGCACGGCGGATGAGGCGCACGATGAGGTGGAGCGCTTTCTGGACCGTGCGTTTCTGACCGGGCTGCCGCGCATCCGGATCGTCCACGGCACCGGCATGGGTGTGTTGCGGCGCACGCTGCGCGAGTTTCTGCGCGGGCATCCGCACGTCACCACTGTTACCGAACCGCCGCAGAATGAGGGCGGTCAGGGCGCGACCGTGGTGGAGCTGCGGCAATAAGGAACTTTGGTTGTATCGATCTGGCTCGATAGTTGTATCAATTTGCCCTTGATCATTGCCATATCAATAAATCGAGTTTCGCTGCGTCAATAATGGGTGAAGCCTCGTCAATAAT
It encodes the following:
- the sucB gene encoding 2-oxoglutarate dehydrogenase, E2 component, dihydrolipoamide succinyltransferase translates to MPTDVVMPQMGESITEGTITKWLKKPGDTVQRDEPLFEISTDKVDAEIPSPVAGTLSEIKVTEGATVGINTVVATIAEGGNGAAAAAPAAKSEPAAAAPAAAATPAPAAEAPAAAGPGTEVLMPQMGESITEGTITKWLKKVGDTVQRDEPIFEISTDKVDAEIPSPVAGTLTEIKIGEGKTVGINTVVAVIGGAAGKAAAAPAASAPAPAAAAPAAPAPAAAAASPSVSTEGVRSSPLVRKIAKDNNLDLTQVSGTGSSGRITKTDILGHLEGGAKPAPAAAAPAAASKPAPAVAQPQPGELVPMSKMRSIIAQRMVESKRTSPHVHTVFKVDMTRIVKLREKEKSKYEQRNGVKLTYMPFITRAAIVALRKHPIVNAAIEGDAVRYNKNINIGIAVALDWGLIVPVLKQTEEKNFLGIARGIVDVAERARGKKLAPDEISGGTFTLTNSGIFGEQFGTPIINQPQSAILGIGGLNKEAEVLTDKDGNDVIAIRSIQRFTLGFDHRIVDGADAGKFMSDFKAYLENWNEDIG
- a CDS encoding alpha/beta hydrolase, which encodes MTKTLLLTLCMMFAFSALNAQTPTWQPTPGHTQIPIWPGAAPDPQLTKGPETMEAVTKELVAGKPWVAVENVTRPTMTVYSPTGKNTGAAVVVFPGGGYQILAIDLEGTEVCDWLTAKGITCVLLKYRVTDVGPYPKSGPYPESPMALEDAQRTLGLVRFHAAEWHIDPHKIGVLGFSAGGHLVAAISTHYAKRLYPAVDAADKESCRPDFAVPVYPGHLSLSAAEWDARQGTKKFAVPHPANADKDLSLNPEIPVTSQTPPTFLLQNEDDNVDNVNDSLSYYIALKNAKVPVEMHLYAHGGHAFGLRRTKLPATRWPELVETWLGTIGMIPE
- the lipB gene encoding lipoyl(octanoyl) transferase LipB, which produces MYIHLLHLGRIPYAEGLAIQQQVVTARKQNLIGDTLLLLEHPPVLTLGRNSVRSNVLASDDFLAQRGIELHEINRGGDVTYHGPGQLVGYPIIDLRGDLPGKKGPHLGPVDYVRLLEEVLIRTCGDFGVMAQRIPKLTGVWTIPGGSIQEKKVAAIGVHVSQGVTSHGFALNVTTDLRDFDWIVPCGITDRAVTSLELETDTPPTMEQAIHSAARNFGRIFERQILWSESLEELLHPADPATREAV
- a CDS encoding type II toxin-antitoxin system VapC family toxin, coding for MIVLDANILLYAYDADSAQHRPARAYLEKIFSASDPVGLPLQSISAFLRIMTQPGLRSGCFTLHEAVETVEEWLSLPQVRLLTPGERHWPMFQRMLLEGHASGRLVTDAQIAAITMEYGGELQTNDRDFARFPGLRWRNPLVKN
- a CDS encoding lysozyme inhibitor LprI family protein, with amino-acid sequence MLRYDDPMKLSPAATLLLVLLFADSGVRNSMAQHMNVPGNPCQSIGPNSSETQCFITASQIADRDLNSFYGKLITHLDPENRKNLQAAQRLWVQFRDANCRAEYDLYGGASAGPTVRAACIEAVTRHRTAELKIMYGWTLDK
- the lpdA gene encoding dihydrolipoyl dehydrogenase — translated: MADTIYDLVVIGGGPAGYTCAIRAGQYGLKTALVESTDKLGGTCLHVGCIPTKAILFAAEVWDHLKHAEQYGIDGVSAPKLNWKNVLVRKNEIIAKHTKGLDFLMKKNKVTVVNGYGRLTGPAKEGVFSVEVDKAGKKETVKAKKVVLATGSDARMLPGYKADNTILTNIEMLSIDKQPKSLVVIGSGAVGVEFASIFKSFGTEVTVIEALPRIVPAEDEDVSKELLRLFKKRGIDVHVSAKVDKIEKTKDGVNVHFTKSDGKGEIKSAEKVLVAVGRAPRTTDVGLDKTKITPDRGFIMTNEWMETTEPGVYAIGDIVGGLPQLAHVGAMAGLVVAAKLAGKYARAVNRGRIPGCTYCDPQIGSVGLTEAKAKEAGYQVKVGKFPFVGNSKATILDSHDGFVKVVSDAKYGEILGVHIIGPNATELIAECVTALELEATVEEMMFTIHAHPTLSESLLDAFSSVEGMAINV
- a CDS encoding lysozyme; amino-acid sequence: MCNFTYSDAGFALTKQFEGLRLTAYQDQVGVWTIGYGHTGGEVHGGMTITEDQADTLLHSDVAAAVTCVNRAVTSNIAQSQFDALVDFVFNLGCGSLLSSTLLRYINAGQFDLAAPQFLLWDHAGGVVVPGLLARRQAEMALFQSTTP
- the hemB gene encoding porphobilinogen synthase, whose translation is MNFPATRMRRLRRTDAIRSLVRETHLHPGAFIYPLFICPGEGVRKEISSMPGCFNLSIDEAVKEAEACAALGIGGLLLFGLPAEKDEQATGAWAADGIVQTALRAFKSNRKLDSLVQIADVCLCEYTSHGHCGIVARDGDHYEIENDSSVALIAKTAASLAAAGADIVAPSDMMDGRIAAIREALDADGHQQTPILSYASKFASAFYGPFREAADSAPQFGDRRSYQMDGANLREAMREIELDIVEGADMLLMKPAMPYLDVIREARQRFDLPMGAYQVSGEFSMLHAAFQRGWLEPERAMMESLLSIRRAGADFIVTYFAKDAAKLLG
- a CDS encoding zinc ribbon domain-containing protein, which encodes MVCQACGNPVTAEVHFCPRCGAQIAAPTPPPPPAYPSPYPPLAIAPEHRVQRNLQTLGILWCVFGAYRILAGLIGIFVLRIATFRSFGGEPWMWGGRIHGPFAAPWMAALLPLIAVVSVAAALLAFLVAFGLVTRQPWGRVVGIIVAILSLFKFPFGTALGIYTLWVLVPAESGMEYDTIAGRL